One genomic window of Pseudomonas aeruginosa includes the following:
- the cls gene encoding cardiolipin synthase, which translates to MAATGVDKDRPRAMTSTTYLGLLLVGIQVLGFVAAIHAVLTVRTAQGAIAWATSLVFMPYLTLLPYLVFGRSRFDAYIEARRQANREMHLAAAELDWRPWVEEALAARQVSGYKGLKALVRMTRTPTLANNRVRLLVNGEASFEAMFKAISAARQVILVQFFIVRDDALGQRLQQLLLERAANGVEVFFLYDAIGSHALPHRYVERMRQGGVQMHGFSTGSGMLNRFQVNFRNHRKVVVVDGECGFVGGHNVGVEYLGEKPPLAPWRDTHMELRGPAVACLQESFAEDWYWATHSLPPLILPPQYDSEGALCQVVASGPADAQETCSLFFVEMINAAHERVWITSPYFVPDEAVMAALRLAVLRGVDVRLLIPSRPDHRTVYAASSLYALEAIRAGVKVFRYQPGFLHQKVVLVDRDTAAVGSANLDNRSFRLNFEVMVVTVDEGFAGEVEAMLEADFAESLEFTPEDRRSVRRLQQLGMRVARLVSPIL; encoded by the coding sequence ATGGCCGCCACCGGAGTGGACAAGGATCGACCTCGCGCAATGACCTCCACCACCTACCTCGGCCTGCTGCTGGTCGGTATCCAGGTACTCGGCTTCGTCGCCGCCATCCATGCCGTGCTCACCGTGCGCACCGCCCAGGGCGCGATCGCCTGGGCCACCTCGTTGGTATTCATGCCGTACCTGACCCTGCTGCCGTACCTGGTGTTCGGTCGCAGCCGTTTCGACGCCTACATCGAGGCGCGGCGCCAGGCCAACCGCGAGATGCACCTGGCGGCCGCCGAGCTGGACTGGCGTCCCTGGGTCGAGGAGGCCCTGGCGGCCCGCCAGGTCAGCGGCTACAAGGGGCTCAAGGCGCTGGTGCGGATGACCCGCACGCCGACCCTGGCGAACAACCGGGTGCGCCTGCTGGTCAACGGCGAGGCCAGCTTCGAGGCGATGTTCAAGGCGATTTCCGCCGCCCGCCAGGTGATCCTGGTGCAGTTCTTCATCGTCCGCGACGACGCCCTTGGCCAGCGCCTCCAGCAACTGCTGCTGGAACGTGCGGCCAACGGCGTCGAGGTGTTCTTCCTCTATGACGCCATCGGCAGCCACGCGCTGCCGCACCGCTATGTCGAGCGGATGCGCCAGGGCGGCGTGCAGATGCATGGCTTCAGCACCGGCAGCGGCATGCTCAACCGCTTCCAGGTGAATTTCCGCAACCACCGCAAGGTCGTGGTGGTGGATGGCGAGTGCGGTTTCGTCGGCGGGCACAACGTCGGCGTCGAGTACCTCGGCGAGAAGCCGCCGCTGGCGCCCTGGCGCGACACCCACATGGAACTGCGCGGGCCGGCGGTGGCGTGCCTGCAGGAAAGCTTCGCCGAGGACTGGTACTGGGCGACCCACAGCCTGCCGCCGCTGATCCTGCCGCCGCAGTACGACAGCGAGGGCGCGCTCTGCCAGGTAGTCGCCAGCGGTCCGGCGGATGCCCAGGAAACCTGCTCGCTGTTCTTCGTCGAGATGATCAACGCCGCCCACGAGCGGGTCTGGATCACCTCGCCGTATTTCGTTCCCGACGAAGCGGTGATGGCCGCCCTGCGCCTGGCGGTGCTGCGCGGCGTCGACGTGCGCCTGCTGATACCCTCGCGCCCGGACCACCGCACGGTGTATGCCGCGTCCAGCCTCTACGCGCTGGAGGCGATCCGTGCCGGGGTCAAGGTGTTCCGCTACCAGCCCGGCTTCCTCCACCAGAAGGTGGTGCTGGTGGACCGCGACACCGCCGCCGTCGGCAGCGCCAACCTGGACAACCGTTCGTTCCGGCTGAATTTCGAGGTGATGGTGGTGACCGTCGACGAGGGCTTCGCCGGCGAGGTGGAGGCGATGCTCGAGGCGGACTTCGCCGAGTCGCTCGAATTCACTCCGGAAGACCGCCGCAGCGTGCGCCGCCTGCAGCAACTGGGGATGCGCGTGGCGCGGCTGGTCTCGCCGATCCTCTGA
- a CDS encoding DUF1348 family protein, translating to MSDVRPPLPPFTAETAAQKVRAAEDGWNSRDPQRVSLAYSPDSVWRNRSTFVRGRERIVEFLSGKWQREQEYRLIKELWAFTGNRIAVRFAYEWHDDSGNWFRSYGNENWAFDEQGLMYERHASINDLPIREDQRLFRWPLGRRPDNHPSLGELGL from the coding sequence ATGAGCGACGTCCGTCCCCCGCTTCCCCCCTTCACCGCCGAAACCGCCGCGCAGAAGGTCCGCGCCGCCGAGGACGGCTGGAACAGCCGCGACCCGCAGCGCGTCTCGCTGGCCTACAGTCCCGACAGCGTCTGGCGCAATCGCTCGACCTTCGTCCGCGGCCGCGAGCGGATCGTCGAATTCCTCAGCGGCAAGTGGCAGCGCGAGCAGGAGTACCGGCTGATCAAGGAACTCTGGGCGTTTACCGGCAACCGCATCGCCGTGCGCTTCGCCTATGAATGGCACGACGACTCGGGCAACTGGTTCCGCTCCTACGGCAACGAGAACTGGGCGTTCGACGAGCAGGGATTGATGTACGAACGTCACGCCAGCATCAACGACCTGCCGATCCGCGAGGACCAGCGGCTGTTCCGCTGGCCGCTGGGGCGCCGGCCGGACAACCATCCGTCGCTCGGCGAACTCGGCCTCTGA
- a CDS encoding flavin-containing monooxygenase, translated as MTDLNRTALPSRTDGTVEKTDTLVVGAGQAGVAMSEHLSRLGVPHLVLERNRIAEAWRSGRWDSLVANGPAWHDRFPGMEFDIDPDGFPGKDQVAAYFEAYAKKFDAPIRTGVEVRKVVRNVGRPGFTVDTSAGTIEANRVVAATGPFQRPVIPPIAPRDERIRQIHSAHYYNPQQLPEGAVLVVGAGSSGVQIADELQRAGRQVYLSVGAHDRPPRSYRNRDFCWWLGVLGEWDAEVAKPGREHVTIAVSGARGGHTVDFRALAHQGVTLVGLTESFVDGVATFRPDLAENLARGDENYLALLDAADAYIARNGLDLPEEPEARRRLPDPQCVTDPILELDLAEAGVGSIIWATGYAVDFGWLQVDAFDRDGKPRHQRGVSSEPGVYFIGLPWLSRRGSSFIWGVWHDARHVADHIAIQRKYLAYRDAAQRQEQDRASQAPQTSLQEVS; from the coding sequence ATGACCGACCTGAATCGCACCGCCTTGCCCTCGCGCACGGACGGGACCGTGGAAAAGACCGACACCCTCGTCGTCGGCGCCGGCCAGGCCGGCGTGGCGATGAGCGAGCACCTGAGCCGGCTCGGCGTGCCGCACCTGGTCCTGGAGCGCAACCGCATCGCCGAGGCCTGGCGCAGCGGACGCTGGGATTCGCTGGTGGCCAACGGCCCGGCCTGGCACGACCGCTTCCCGGGAATGGAATTCGACATCGATCCCGACGGTTTCCCCGGCAAGGACCAGGTGGCGGCCTATTTCGAGGCCTACGCGAAGAAATTCGACGCGCCGATCCGTACCGGCGTCGAGGTGAGGAAGGTGGTGCGCAATGTCGGCCGCCCCGGCTTCACCGTGGACACCTCCGCAGGGACCATCGAGGCCAACCGCGTGGTCGCCGCCACTGGCCCGTTCCAGCGTCCGGTGATCCCGCCGATCGCGCCGCGCGACGAGCGTATCCGGCAGATCCACTCGGCCCACTACTACAACCCGCAGCAGCTGCCCGAAGGTGCGGTACTGGTGGTCGGCGCCGGTTCGTCGGGGGTACAGATCGCCGACGAGCTGCAACGTGCCGGGCGCCAGGTCTACCTCTCGGTGGGCGCTCATGACCGTCCGCCGCGTTCCTACCGCAACCGCGACTTCTGCTGGTGGCTGGGCGTGCTCGGCGAATGGGATGCGGAAGTCGCCAAGCCCGGGCGCGAGCATGTGACCATCGCCGTGAGCGGTGCCCGCGGCGGACATACCGTGGACTTCCGCGCCCTGGCGCATCAGGGCGTGACCCTGGTCGGACTGACCGAATCCTTCGTCGACGGCGTCGCGACCTTCCGGCCGGACCTGGCGGAGAACCTGGCGCGCGGCGACGAGAACTACCTGGCGTTGCTCGACGCCGCCGACGCCTATATCGCCCGCAACGGCCTTGACCTGCCGGAAGAGCCCGAGGCGCGCCGCCGGCTGCCGGACCCGCAGTGCGTGACCGATCCGATCCTCGAACTGGACCTGGCCGAGGCCGGGGTGGGCAGCATCATCTGGGCCACCGGCTATGCCGTCGACTTCGGCTGGCTGCAGGTCGATGCCTTCGACCGCGACGGCAAGCCGCGCCACCAGCGTGGCGTGTCCAGCGAACCCGGCGTGTATTTCATCGGCCTGCCCTGGCTGTCGCGGCGCGGCTCCTCGTTCATCTGGGGCGTCTGGCACGACGCGCGCCATGTCGCCGACCACATCGCCATCCAGCGCAAGTACCTCGCATACCGCGACGCCGCCCAGCGCCAGGAACAGGACCGCGCCTCGCAAGCTCCGCAAACCAGCCTCCAGGAAGTCAGCTGA